A stretch of Desulfotalea psychrophila LSv54 DNA encodes these proteins:
- a CDS encoding PaaI family thioesterase — protein MIQNLGIEFISYRNGVPRARMKVDSRTQQPHGYLHGGATIALAETVASVASSCTDRDMAAFGYHVDASLLSSVREGYVYAEPLLVHRGRTSHIWDVRVETEMGKTVALCRITVKLAAEA, from the coding sequence ATGATCCAGAATCTGGGTATTGAATTCATCTCATATAGAAATGGTGTCCCCCGAGCGCGGATGAAGGTCGATAGCCGCACCCAACAACCCCATGGCTATCTGCATGGAGGCGCTACCATTGCCCTGGCCGAGACCGTTGCCAGTGTCGCCTCTTCCTGTACAGACAGAGATATGGCGGCCTTTGGTTATCATGTTGATGCCTCTCTTCTCTCATCGGTGCGTGAGGGCTATGTCTACGCCGAGCCCCTGCTTGTCCATAGGGGCCGGACTAGTCATATCTGGGATGTGCGGGTGGAGACAGAGATGGGTAAGACCGTTGCCCTCTGTCGTATCACCGTAAAGCTTGCGGCTGAGGCATAG
- a CDS encoding PAS domain-containing protein, whose amino-acid sequence MKTENKIISLAILMGLFICAGHVMVDYLLFNKGSFIEFLATDISKGEIFIRILVLVCFVLFGLVSSRLITKQKAAEQKLAASLYFQQQLLDRIPVPIFYKDEECIYVGCNKSYEDFMDMPRKEIIGKSVYDIAPANLANIYHKKDSDLINKPGTQIYEFEVKSKTHASNRQVILPQGNLRENRWTGYRPGRGNPGCY is encoded by the coding sequence ATGAAGACTGAAAACAAGATCATCTCATTGGCTATTCTCATGGGTCTTTTTATCTGTGCAGGTCACGTCATGGTGGACTATTTGCTATTTAATAAAGGGTCATTTATTGAGTTCTTAGCGACAGATATTTCGAAAGGTGAAATATTTATCAGGATATTGGTTCTGGTATGTTTTGTTCTGTTCGGTCTAGTCAGTTCCAGGCTAATCACGAAACAGAAAGCCGCGGAACAAAAGCTGGCAGCATCACTCTACTTCCAGCAGCAACTTTTAGACAGAATCCCTGTGCCAATTTTTTACAAAGATGAAGAGTGCATTTACGTAGGATGTAATAAGAGTTATGAAGATTTCATGGATATGCCCAGAAAAGAGATCATAGGAAAGTCTGTCTATGATATTGCCCCTGCCAATCTTGCCAACATTTATCATAAAAAAGATTCCGATCTTATCAATAAGCCCGGAACTCAAATTTATGAATTTGAAGTTAAAAGTAAAACTCATGCCAGTAATCGTCAGGTTATATTGCCACAAGGCAACCTTCGAGAGAACAGATGGACAGGTTACAGGCCTGGTAGGGGCAATCCTGGATGTTACTGA
- a CDS encoding 4Fe-4S binding protein gives MHHTDSTHLIYFSPTNTSKSIGYSIAEELAGPAFHRHDLTFATAEEALPATALAIIVVPVYAGRIAPLARKRLEAIRGAGTPAVLVVVYGNRDFEDALLELQDLAQSQGFVPLAAAAFIGEHSYSTSNTPIGAGRPDEADLLAAKEFGREVAERLAHSGDSALQVPGNAEYRQGVGPVDYTPQVDSTLCNFCETCTSVCPAGIISAVEGKILFEAGDCIRCCACIKSCPTSAISFAVPALAELALKLHNNCRTRKEPRLFF, from the coding sequence ATGCATCATACAGACAGTACCCATCTCATATATTTTTCCCCCACAAATACCTCAAAGAGCATCGGCTATAGTATTGCCGAAGAGCTTGCCGGTCCAGCCTTCCACAGGCATGACCTTACCTTTGCCACGGCAGAAGAGGCACTACCTGCCACTGCCCTGGCCATTATAGTTGTTCCCGTCTATGCCGGACGAATAGCACCCCTGGCCCGTAAGCGTCTGGAGGCAATTCGGGGGGCAGGAACCCCTGCCGTTCTGGTGGTGGTCTACGGTAATCGTGATTTTGAGGATGCCCTTCTAGAGTTGCAGGATCTGGCCCAGTCTCAGGGCTTTGTCCCCTTAGCTGCCGCCGCCTTTATCGGCGAACACTCCTACTCCACCAGCAATACCCCCATCGGTGCCGGTAGACCGGATGAGGCAGATCTCCTCGCCGCCAAAGAGTTTGGTCGAGAGGTAGCAGAGAGACTTGCCCATAGTGGTGATTCAGCCCTCCAGGTGCCCGGCAATGCGGAATATCGACAGGGCGTTGGACCGGTGGACTATACTCCGCAGGTCGATTCAACTCTCTGTAACTTTTGTGAGACCTGTACCTCGGTCTGTCCTGCAGGGATCATCAGTGCTGTCGAGGGCAAGATACTCTTTGAGGCCGGTGACTGTATCCGTTGCTGTGCCTGCATTAAGAGCTGCCCGACGTCCGCCATCTCCTTTGCCGTTCCGGCTCTTGCCGAACTGGCTTTGAAGCTGCATAATAACTGCCGCACTCGCAAGGAACCTCGGCTCTTCTTCTAG
- a CDS encoding chorismate-binding protein, giving the protein MKPIKKTLPQLLQLCLDKKLCFASYREPGCDIVTLAQDGGEPLRLSVDHEISEQRGFAIAPFVESDSCRPILISPDLISVGDAPDESLFARLEQFGGNSLNGCGDIGETYQCDHAEYLQEVDSLVTAIEAGRFAKAVLSRVEIIRDDIREKVVATYIRMCARYPHSLVYIFQADGHLWLGATPEILASVGQGKLQTIALAATRKNTPENQKFSAWSEKERQEQQYVTDYINDLLISFDLKSVKRGLPYPRQAGNMLHLCTEFSCDSHEIGGKLSPLLQALHPTPAVCGMPKEAARTFLHGLEKHDRQYYSGFLGPVNISPEQISLYVNLRCMQVCRGYAQVYVGGGITSDSVAEDEWTETVLKTKTILSALDN; this is encoded by the coding sequence ATGAAACCTATAAAGAAAACCCTGCCTCAACTGCTTCAGCTCTGTCTGGATAAAAAACTCTGCTTTGCCTCTTATCGAGAGCCGGGCTGTGATATTGTTACCCTGGCCCAGGATGGCGGAGAGCCCCTGAGGCTCAGTGTTGATCATGAAATATCTGAGCAGAGGGGCTTTGCCATTGCCCCCTTTGTCGAGAGCGATTCCTGCCGTCCCATCCTTATCTCCCCGGATCTGATCTCAGTAGGTGATGCTCCAGATGAGTCTCTTTTTGCCAGACTGGAGCAGTTTGGTGGTAATTCGCTTAATGGTTGCGGAGACATTGGTGAGACCTATCAGTGTGACCATGCGGAGTATCTGCAGGAGGTGGACAGTCTGGTTACGGCCATCGAGGCGGGTCGGTTTGCCAAGGCCGTACTCTCTCGGGTGGAGATTATTAGGGACGATATTCGGGAAAAGGTGGTGGCCACCTATATAAGAATGTGTGCTCGTTATCCCCACTCCCTCGTCTATATCTTTCAGGCGGATGGGCATCTCTGGTTGGGAGCCACTCCGGAGATTCTGGCTTCGGTCGGGCAGGGGAAGTTGCAAACCATCGCTCTTGCGGCCACTCGAAAAAACACTCCCGAAAACCAAAAATTTTCTGCCTGGTCAGAGAAAGAGAGACAGGAACAACAGTATGTCACCGATTATATAAATGATCTTCTCATTAGCTTTGATCTGAAGTCGGTTAAGAGGGGCCTGCCCTATCCACGTCAGGCTGGCAATATGCTCCATCTATGCACAGAATTTTCCTGTGATTCACATGAGATAGGTGGTAAGCTAAGCCCGCTGCTTCAGGCCCTCCATCCCACCCCGGCGGTATGTGGTATGCCCAAGGAGGCGGCCCGTACCTTCCTCCATGGTTTGGAGAAACACGATCGCCAGTACTACTCGGGCTTTCTGGGGCCGGTAAATATATCTCCGGAACAGATTTCTCTTTATGTGAATCTGCGCTGTATGCAGGTATGCAGAGGTTATGCTCAGGTATATGTCGGTGGTGGCATCACTTCGGACTCTGTTGCCGAGGATGAGTGGACGGAAACTGTACTGAAGACCAAGACTATTCTCTCCGCCCTGGATAATTAA
- the menD gene encoding 2-succinyl-5-enolpyruvyl-6-hydroxy-3-cyclohexene-1-carboxylic-acid synthase → MRAKQHISDLAHHCIAHGMRHLVISPGSRNAPLIRAFAASSQIECLSIVDERSAAFVALGLATELQAPVGVLCTSGTALLNYGPAIAEAYYLRAPLIVLSADRPARLVGQQDSQTICQDNLFANIVKGSYSLPEEPETVAELELSARVIAQAFSTALSPCFGPVHINIPLDEPLYGGELMAESLIALSPLQLAEPKGMSPALWQEVESAWRGAKRRMIVCGQGVADAELQALLARFAPDKTVTIIAENTANIVGPWLVDRPDAVLLACDEASRSLLAPDCLISFGGHLVAKHIKLLLREFKPAFHFRLDPAQMGIDTYQCLSAELDLAPTTFFRRLAQQVEPAAGFRDLWALPEGVAENQDDEFLVLKRLLGQLPAGSIAHLGNSMSVRHAQKLASRADLLYHSNRGVAGIDGCLSTAVGVALATDQLVLCCLGDLSFVYDSNALWNRNLPSNLRIVILNNQGGDIFRRLKGPSVSPGYQDFFVAHHPVQIGKMIEAYGVAYRRCLASEIDGFSEEFLGLQDGPLVLEVFVDPTKRD, encoded by the coding sequence ATGCGTGCAAAACAACATATTTCAGACCTTGCTCATCACTGTATCGCCCATGGCATGCGCCATTTGGTGATTTCTCCTGGTTCCCGTAACGCCCCCCTTATCCGTGCCTTTGCTGCTTCATCCCAGATAGAGTGCCTGAGCATTGTCGATGAACGATCAGCGGCCTTTGTGGCCCTCGGTCTGGCAACGGAACTACAGGCCCCGGTGGGAGTGCTCTGTACCTCGGGGACGGCTCTGCTCAACTATGGACCGGCTATTGCCGAGGCCTACTATCTGCGGGCCCCCCTTATAGTTCTTTCAGCCGATCGTCCGGCCCGTCTGGTTGGTCAGCAGGATAGTCAGACCATTTGCCAGGATAACCTCTTTGCCAATATTGTTAAGGGTAGTTATAGCCTGCCTGAAGAACCGGAAACTGTGGCGGAGCTGGAACTGTCGGCGCGAGTCATAGCTCAGGCCTTTTCTACCGCCCTCTCTCCCTGCTTTGGCCCCGTTCATATCAATATTCCCCTCGATGAACCCCTCTATGGAGGCGAATTGATGGCTGAGTCCCTTATTGCTCTTTCTCCTCTGCAGCTAGCAGAGCCCAAGGGTATGAGTCCAGCTCTCTGGCAGGAGGTGGAGTCTGCCTGGCGAGGTGCCAAGCGGCGGATGATTGTATGTGGACAGGGCGTGGCCGATGCTGAGCTTCAGGCCCTTTTGGCTCGATTTGCTCCGGACAAAACTGTGACCATTATTGCCGAAAACACGGCCAATATCGTCGGCCCCTGGCTGGTGGACAGACCAGATGCCGTGCTTCTGGCCTGTGATGAGGCATCCAGATCTCTTCTGGCCCCTGACTGTCTTATCTCCTTTGGCGGTCATCTGGTTGCAAAGCACATCAAGCTCCTCCTGCGGGAGTTTAAACCGGCCTTTCACTTTCGCCTCGATCCTGCCCAGATGGGTATTGATACCTATCAGTGCCTCAGTGCAGAACTTGATCTTGCCCCCACAACATTTTTTCGCCGTCTTGCTCAGCAGGTGGAGCCAGCTGCCGGTTTTCGTGATCTCTGGGCTCTGCCCGAGGGAGTTGCTGAGAACCAAGATGATGAGTTTCTGGTTCTGAAGAGACTGCTGGGCCAACTGCCCGCAGGTAGTATTGCCCATCTGGGCAACTCCATGTCCGTGCGTCATGCCCAAAAACTGGCCTCCAGAGCTGATCTTCTCTATCATAGCAATCGAGGGGTGGCGGGCATTGATGGCTGTCTCTCCACCGCCGTGGGGGTTGCCCTGGCAACGGATCAGCTGGTCCTCTGTTGTTTGGGTGATCTGAGCTTTGTCTATGACTCCAATGCCCTCTGGAACCGCAATCTGCCTTCCAACCTGCGTATTGTTATTCTCAATAATCAGGGTGGTGATATTTTTAGAAGGCTGAAGGGGCCCAGTGTCAGTCCCGGCTATCAGGACTTTTTTGTCGCTCATCATCCTGTGCAGATAGGTAAGATGATAGAGGCATATGGCGTGGCCTATCGCCGTTGCCTGGCCTCGGAGATAGATGGTTTTTCCGAGGAATTCTTAGGACTGCAGGATGGCCCTCTGGTTCTTGAGGTGTTTGTTGATCCGACCAAAAGAGATTAG
- a CDS encoding autotransporter outer membrane beta-barrel domain-containing protein, protein MRKTKLYLALASLMLATPAHSYETITVGNFEAQLLAPGESAYAIGAQTSEGAYTEVGDRRIITGTEAWTEGHRDAISRSLQALEQSFAMGSPKRKMQIAFALKKGKEANLGDSLGTLIYDQYLTKIISTGELLLRDNSPTDKILGSVDDTINIYTSTPLHYGPDAPGHDQYDFQSTVTHEILHAMGIMNGNDTDGSYPNGITRWDSLLEDGKGGHPTPENSPSMTTTGKLGTVFWTGAAAKATYGGPVPIQTFADGYKEGSSLGHPGPAGELMTYQSDYLEFPRAPNKLLLDMFRDMGWKINEAYYNSFGPTYYSNNSRISNTNNFETSHSYTYGMYVNGNYNLIEQSGNLKTTKEYSNTLHIYGDKNIIRVSGKQSAEANYSHALYAFGRYNQIFIEREGALAARGDGSVGILLFGADNTIFHSGTIKARDGATAIRIDNPFAHQAQGGHVLNASLHIQTGSEIVGNIINSASGMADMTFGSNYASDGISSSPDPDFNFSYNDEIRGNWHHTITAGKLNLGASAIIEGNMVNYGTLAGNGTIIGDVDSAGIIAPGNSIGKLTINGNLSQTSSSDLQIEFGDGGYDQLVVSGTAHLDGALSLIPIGYLAPGTHQFINAGALAGNFATVNNFSSSILQTSAASLNPSNFTLTRRSYASVSESQQQSLASAFDRARPTASGDMADTLNLMDLMDLTDIRQAADDFSPYFYNSVTTAILENIRTRSTFLQNKIRGDEADRQSPLWFSGYGGTTQYDKTITSNDFKTKYAGFMLGFDRQFASGFQLGAAGAFTDFSLKEKATTSKARGSVYDGYLYGSWSPQANDAFYLQSTLGIGLTDSKTNRNIPFLDRTATSDHDAIHYSAFLGGGYKQQIGNWSLEPRAGFEYINLDEDGCTEYGAGAASLAVNSKDSDALVSSLGVEISHTFDLNNGLLVPSFRADWFHNFSAEGEDTIATLQSGETFSVDGRTASENALELALGLRVLVSDKLHAYLEYQYTFADHQNGAHLLSTGLSYYF, encoded by the coding sequence ATGCGCAAAACGAAATTATACCTGGCCCTTGCCAGCTTAATGCTGGCCACCCCAGCCCACTCCTATGAAACAATTACTGTCGGAAATTTTGAAGCTCAACTTCTTGCCCCTGGAGAATCAGCATACGCCATAGGAGCACAAACTAGTGAAGGTGCTTATACAGAGGTGGGGGACAGAAGAATAATAACAGGAACCGAAGCGTGGACTGAGGGGCATAGAGATGCTATTAGCAGAAGCCTGCAAGCACTCGAACAGAGTTTTGCCATGGGTAGCCCAAAAAGAAAGATGCAGATTGCCTTTGCTCTAAAGAAAGGGAAAGAGGCAAATCTCGGGGACTCACTCGGCACCCTGATTTACGATCAATATTTGACGAAGATTATTTCAACAGGAGAGTTGCTCCTGCGTGACAATAGCCCTACAGACAAGATCCTGGGTAGTGTAGACGATACTATCAACATATACACATCTACTCCTCTACACTACGGGCCTGATGCTCCTGGCCACGATCAATATGACTTCCAGTCAACGGTAACCCATGAAATACTTCATGCCATGGGTATTATGAATGGTAATGACACCGATGGCAGCTATCCAAATGGCATCACAAGATGGGATTCATTGTTAGAAGATGGTAAGGGTGGACATCCTACTCCCGAGAATAGCCCCTCTATGACGACTACCGGTAAACTCGGTACTGTCTTCTGGACAGGGGCGGCTGCCAAGGCTACCTATGGAGGCCCTGTCCCTATCCAAACTTTTGCAGATGGATATAAAGAAGGTAGTTCTCTTGGCCATCCAGGTCCTGCTGGAGAGCTGATGACTTACCAGAGCGATTACTTAGAATTCCCAAGAGCTCCGAACAAGCTGCTGCTTGATATGTTTCGAGATATGGGGTGGAAGATAAATGAGGCGTACTACAATAGTTTTGGTCCCACCTATTACAGCAATAATAGCCGCATAAGCAATACGAATAACTTCGAAACAAGCCATAGCTACACCTACGGTATGTATGTTAATGGTAATTATAATCTTATTGAGCAAAGTGGTAATTTAAAAACAACGAAGGAATATTCTAACACCCTACATATATATGGAGATAAAAACATAATCAGGGTGAGCGGCAAACAGTCTGCCGAGGCAAATTACTCTCACGCTCTTTATGCTTTTGGTAGATATAACCAGATATTTATAGAAAGAGAGGGGGCTCTGGCCGCTAGGGGAGATGGCTCTGTTGGTATTTTACTTTTTGGTGCTGATAACACTATTTTTCACTCTGGAACTATCAAGGCGAGGGATGGAGCGACAGCCATTAGGATTGACAATCCTTTTGCTCACCAGGCCCAAGGGGGACATGTTCTAAATGCATCACTGCATATTCAAACCGGCTCAGAAATAGTTGGGAATATTATTAATAGTGCCTCTGGTATGGCAGATATGACCTTTGGCAGTAATTATGCCAGTGATGGTATTAGCTCTAGCCCTGACCCTGATTTCAATTTTTCCTATAATGATGAGATACGAGGGAATTGGCATCATACTATTACGGCAGGAAAATTAAATTTAGGCGCTTCGGCTATTATCGAAGGCAATATGGTGAATTATGGTACGCTAGCTGGTAATGGCACCATTATTGGTGATGTTGATAGCGCGGGTATTATCGCCCCGGGTAATTCTATTGGCAAACTAACAATTAACGGAAATCTTAGCCAAACCAGTAGCTCTGATTTACAAATAGAATTTGGTGACGGTGGCTACGATCAGCTTGTGGTGAGCGGTACAGCTCATCTTGACGGCGCACTTTCATTAATCCCCATTGGTTACCTGGCCCCCGGTACCCATCAATTCATCAACGCAGGCGCCCTTGCCGGTAACTTTGCCACTGTAAATAACTTTTCCAGCAGTATCCTGCAAACCTCTGCTGCCAGTTTAAATCCCAGCAATTTCACCCTAACGCGCAGGAGTTACGCATCGGTAAGTGAAAGCCAGCAGCAAAGTCTAGCCAGTGCTTTTGATAGAGCTCGACCGACTGCAAGCGGAGATATGGCAGATACTCTCAATCTGATGGATCTGATGGATCTTACCGATATCAGGCAGGCAGCAGACGATTTTTCACCTTATTTTTACAACTCTGTTACCACAGCAATTTTAGAAAACATCAGAACAAGATCAACTTTCTTGCAAAACAAGATAAGAGGAGATGAAGCAGATCGTCAATCGCCACTCTGGTTCTCGGGCTACGGCGGTACTACTCAGTACGACAAGACAATTACCAGCAACGATTTTAAAACAAAATATGCCGGTTTTATGCTGGGCTTTGACAGACAATTTGCATCTGGATTTCAGCTAGGAGCCGCAGGCGCTTTCACTGATTTTTCTCTGAAGGAAAAAGCCACCACCAGCAAGGCAAGGGGTTCTGTTTATGATGGCTATCTTTACGGTTCATGGTCACCACAGGCAAATGATGCGTTCTACCTGCAATCAACTCTAGGCATTGGCCTTACTGACTCTAAAACCAATCGCAATATACCCTTTCTAGATAGAACAGCCACTAGCGACCACGATGCAATCCATTACTCTGCCTTTCTTGGCGGTGGTTACAAACAGCAGATAGGCAATTGGTCTCTTGAGCCACGGGCAGGGTTTGAGTACATCAATCTTGATGAAGACGGCTGCACAGAATATGGAGCAGGAGCCGCCTCCCTTGCTGTTAACTCAAAAGATTCCGATGCATTGGTAAGTTCTCTTGGGGTTGAAATTAGTCACACCTTTGATCTCAATAATGGCTTATTAGTGCCGAGCTTTCGAGCTGATTGGTTCCATAATTTTTCTGCAGAGGGAGAAGACACCATTGCCACCTTGCAAAGCGGTGAAACTTTTAGTGTTGATGGTCGCACAGCAAGCGAAAATGCCCTGGAATTAGCCCTTGGTTTAAGGGTACTGGTCAGCGATAAACTACACGCTTATCTCGAATATCAATATACCTTTGCCGACCATCAAAATGGAGCCCATTTACTGAGTACAGGACTGAGTTATTATTTTTAA
- a CDS encoding AMP-binding protein, translating into MDSVKIDGKIYDAESLTSLLKSEAFLDLPLWRQNIFTFLAAWWQSAESIEQYTSGSTGKAKPIQLAKRAMLASARRTCAFFHISEVSRLALCLSAEYIAGKMMLIRALVSGAELLTIAPEGNPHRKFSDDIDFVAMVPLQAENMLRDIGYTVRVKTVLLGGAEVSAPLRELILACPETEFYLGYGMTETCSHVALQKIGVDDIYRGLPGVEFACDERGCLVVEDGEVVGQALISNDMAALCAGGFRWLGRWDNIINSGGIKFSPEELESRIVHLLDYPFLLTSSPDSRLGRKIILVIESADIYYLSRSKQDLFRKKMCLMLAEVLDKYALPRQIIYVSQLVRTASGKVDRRFIYSL; encoded by the coding sequence ATGGACTCTGTTAAAATTGATGGAAAGATCTATGATGCTGAATCTCTTACCTCCCTGCTTAAGAGCGAGGCCTTCCTCGATCTGCCCCTCTGGCGGCAGAATATTTTCACCTTTTTGGCTGCCTGGTGGCAGTCTGCGGAGAGTATAGAGCAGTATACCTCTGGCTCCACCGGAAAGGCCAAGCCTATTCAGCTTGCCAAGAGGGCCATGTTGGCCTCTGCCCGTCGGACCTGTGCTTTTTTTCATATCTCGGAGGTCAGTCGACTGGCCCTCTGTCTCTCGGCGGAATATATTGCCGGTAAGATGATGCTTATTAGGGCCCTGGTCTCCGGGGCCGAGCTTCTGACCATCGCCCCCGAGGGCAATCCCCACCGAAAATTTAGTGACGATATTGACTTTGTGGCCATGGTTCCCCTTCAGGCGGAAAATATGCTGCGGGATATTGGCTATACTGTCCGGGTGAAGACTGTTCTCCTCGGCGGGGCCGAGGTTTCAGCCCCCCTGCGGGAGTTGATTTTGGCCTGCCCGGAGACGGAGTTTTATCTGGGCTATGGCATGACAGAGACCTGCTCCCATGTGGCCCTGCAAAAAATTGGTGTCGATGATATTTATCGAGGCCTGCCGGGGGTGGAGTTCGCCTGTGATGAGCGTGGCTGTCTGGTGGTGGAGGATGGTGAGGTGGTAGGCCAAGCTCTGATCAGTAACGATATGGCAGCGCTTTGTGCCGGAGGCTTTCGCTGGTTGGGGCGCTGGGATAATATCATTAACTCAGGCGGAATTAAATTTTCCCCGGAAGAGCTTGAGAGCCGCATTGTCCATCTGCTTGACTATCCATTTTTGCTGACCTCAAGTCCTGACAGTCGTCTGGGCCGGAAGATTATTCTGGTCATAGAGTCGGCCGATATCTATTATCTGAGCAGATCCAAACAGGATCTCTTCCGAAAAAAGATGTGTCTCATGCTTGCGGAGGTACTGGATAAATATGCCCTGCCCCGGCAGATCATCTATGTCTCCCAACTGGTCAGGACGGCCAGTGGCAAGGTGGACAGACGCTTTATTTATAGCCTCTAG
- the menC gene encoding o-succinylbenzoate synthase codes for MSGMELSYRRSDLIFKRPAGTSRGVLTSKPTWFVRLDIDGHGGQGEVSLIPGLSLDPEEQIGRELDLLARRLRAEEPIRLRQFLAERGGADFSDYRSVLTDIAGILDSWQVSTDGRFPALRFALEMALLDLLSGGRQEWFASDFTRGEKRIPVNGLIWMGEAAFMQEQIEAKLAEGYGCLKLKIGAIDFDKECALLAGIRESFSPQQLEIRVDANGAFSPANAPQRLKRLSQFHLHSIEQPIRQHQWSEMAALCANSPLAIALDEELIGLGAEQRSAMLDAIRPQYIILKPSLLGGFHYAGQWIELARERGIGFWITSALESNLGLAAIAQWTALYQPTMPQGLGTGQLYTNNLPSNLAVDGGLLGVS; via the coding sequence GTGTCTGGCATGGAACTGAGCTATAGACGCAGTGATCTGATATTTAAGCGACCGGCGGGCACCTCCCGTGGAGTGCTCACCAGTAAGCCCACCTGGTTTGTCCGTCTGGATATTGACGGTCACGGAGGGCAGGGGGAGGTATCCCTTATTCCGGGACTCTCTCTTGATCCCGAGGAGCAGATAGGGCGAGAGCTTGATCTCCTTGCCCGGAGACTTCGGGCCGAGGAGCCAATTCGTCTCCGCCAGTTTCTGGCTGAGAGGGGGGGGGCGGATTTTTCTGACTACAGGTCTGTTCTGACCGATATTGCCGGAATTTTGGATTCCTGGCAGGTCTCAACCGATGGTCGCTTTCCTGCCCTGCGCTTTGCCCTGGAGATGGCCCTGCTGGATCTGCTCTCTGGAGGCAGGCAGGAGTGGTTCGCCTCGGACTTTACTCGTGGTGAAAAGCGGATTCCGGTCAATGGCCTGATCTGGATGGGCGAGGCCGCTTTTATGCAGGAACAGATCGAGGCCAAGCTGGCCGAGGGCTATGGCTGTCTGAAATTGAAGATTGGGGCCATTGATTTCGATAAAGAGTGTGCCCTTCTCGCCGGCATTCGTGAGAGCTTTTCTCCGCAGCAGCTGGAGATTCGGGTCGATGCCAACGGTGCCTTTTCGCCTGCCAATGCCCCACAAAGACTGAAGCGTCTCAGTCAGTTCCATCTTCACTCCATTGAGCAGCCCATTCGCCAGCATCAATGGTCCGAGATGGCGGCTCTCTGTGCCAACTCTCCTCTGGCCATTGCTCTGGATGAGGAGCTGATCGGGCTAGGGGCTGAACAGCGTTCTGCCATGCTCGATGCCATCAGGCCCCAGTATATCATTCTCAAACCATCCCTGCTTGGTGGCTTTCACTATGCCGGACAGTGGATAGAGCTTGCTCGAGAGCGTGGTATCGGTTTCTGGATCACTTCGGCCCTTGAATCTAATCTGGGGCTTGCCGCCATTGCCCAGTGGACGGCCCTCTATCAGCCCACCATGCCCCAAGGGCTGGGGACAGGCCAGCTATATACCAATAATCTTCCCTCAAACCTTGCCGTGGACGGGGGACTTTTGGGGGTATCTTAA
- the menB gene encoding 1,4-dihydroxy-2-naphthoyl-CoA synthase, whose protein sequence is MREWKTIKEYEEIKFEIFNGIAKITINRPRYYNAFTPDTNKEMLEAMVYCRECQDVRVVIFTGAGDKAFCAGGDQNVKSTGGYIGKDGVPRLNVLDLQKAIRSLPKPVIAMVNGFAIGGGHVLHVVCDLTIASENAKFGQTGPKVGSFDAGFGSSYLARQVGQKKAREIWFLCDQYSAQEAMDMGMVNKVVPLEQLEDTTVEWCEKIIKRSPMALRMIKAGLNAELDGQAGIQELAGNATMMFYMMEEAQEGKNAFLEKREPDFDQFPKFP, encoded by the coding sequence ATGAGAGAATGGAAAACAATAAAAGAGTATGAAGAGATTAAGTTTGAGATTTTTAATGGTATCGCCAAGATAACCATTAATCGTCCTCGTTATTATAACGCCTTTACCCCCGATACCAATAAAGAGATGCTTGAAGCCATGGTCTATTGCCGTGAGTGTCAGGACGTGCGGGTGGTGATCTTTACTGGTGCAGGCGATAAGGCCTTCTGTGCGGGTGGTGATCAGAATGTGAAGAGCACCGGTGGTTATATCGGTAAGGACGGAGTGCCCCGTCTTAATGTCCTCGATCTGCAAAAGGCCATCCGTTCCCTGCCCAAGCCCGTTATTGCCATGGTAAATGGTTTTGCCATTGGCGGTGGCCATGTCCTCCATGTGGTTTGCGATTTGACCATTGCCTCGGAAAATGCCAAATTCGGTCAGACAGGACCCAAGGTGGGCAGTTTTGATGCAGGCTTTGGTTCCTCCTATCTTGCCCGTCAGGTTGGCCAGAAGAAGGCCCGGGAAATCTGGTTTCTCTGTGATCAGTACTCTGCTCAGGAGGCAATGGATATGGGGATGGTTAATAAGGTTGTTCCTCTGGAACAGCTGGAAGATACCACCGTTGAGTGGTGTGAAAAGATTATCAAACGGAGCCCCATGGCCCTGCGCATGATCAAGGCGGGTCTTAATGCTGAGCTTGACGGTCAGGCCGGTATCCAGGAGCTTGCCGGTAATGCCACCATGATGTTCTATATGATGGAAGAGGCTCAGGAGGGCAAGAACGCTTTCCTGGAAAAACGCGAGCCGGATTTCGATCAGTTTCCTAAATTCCCATAA